A genomic region of Raphanus sativus cultivar WK10039 chromosome 6, ASM80110v3, whole genome shotgun sequence contains the following coding sequences:
- the LOC130496038 gene encoding uncharacterized protein LOC130496038 → MIYRTLGETKEIISILEPVGYELDLLYQIMDEGTFADLELKDDWDTPDIAVDSWNRILLQPGSKIFWPDLYEMDVRTREQQEEAGGEAGGEAGRERLRELEAGGNAGVEAGGEPGGEAGRERLRELELKLNKSMDDGFALRDETIRLLTARVKELEEDKIQRENWSFQVETDYVSGGRRREGEMHGDKVGDKEADKEDGEGDKEEGDEEDGDEGDKDDDEADKEEGDEEDGDKGDKDDDEADKEDGDEADKDGEDGDEVDSDDDEADKDGEDGDEVDSDDDEADKDDEDGEKQIEAEAENDGEKQIEAEKDGETAAEKLVQDTEERFDEDGDEQSTLQIMADTAERFEKAAAEKTAADKTDSQDAGERPKRVSKVSHLLRSPFTPN, encoded by the exons ATGATTTATCGGACGCTAGGAGAGACAAAG GAGATTATCAGTATTTTGGAACCAGTAGGATATGAACTAGACCTTTTGTATCAAATCATGGATGAAGGGACTTTTGCAGACTTGGAGCTGAAAGATGATTGGGATACGCCAGACATAGCTGTTGACAGTTGGAACAGGATCCTACTTCAACCAGGGAGTAAAATATTCTGGCCGGATCTATATGAGATGGATGTGAGGACCCGAGAGCAACAAGAGGAAGCAGGAGGCGAGGCAGGGGGAGAGGCAGGTCgtgagagattaagagaattaGAGGCAGGGGGAAATGCAGGTGTTGAGGCAGGGGGCGAGCCAGGAGGCGAGGCAGGTCgtgagagattaagagaattaGAGTTGAAGTTGAACAAAAGCATGGATGATGGATTTGCATTGAGAGACGAAACAATTCGTCTTCTGACagcaagagtaaaggagttggaagaagacaagattcagagagaaaATTGGTCATTCCAAGTTGAAACTGATTATGTTTCAGGAGGCAGAAGAAGGGAGGGCGAGATGCATGGTGATAAGGTGGGTGATAAAGAAGCTGATAAGGAGGATGGTGAGGGTGATAAGGAGGAGGGTGATGAGGAGGATGGTGATGAGGGTGATAAGGATGATGATGAGGCTGATAAGGAGGAGGGTGATGAGGAGGATGGTGATAAGGGTGATAAGGATGATGATGAGGCTGATAAGGAGGATGGTGATGAGGCTGATAAGGACGGCGAGGATGGTGATGAGGTTgacagtgatgatgatgaggctGATAAGGACGGCGAGGATGGTGATGAGGTTgacagtgatgatgatgaggctGATAAGGACGACGAGGATGGTGAGAAGCAGATTGAGGCAGAGGCTGAGAATGATGGTGAGAAACAGATTGAGGCTGAGAAGGATGGTGAGACAGCTGCTGAGAAGTTAGTGCAAG ATACTGAAGAGAGATTTGATGAGGATGGAGATGAGCAATCTACACTTCAGATTATGGCAGACACTGCAGAGAGATTTGAGAAGGCTGCTGCGGAAAAAACTGCTGCGGACAAGACAGATTCACAGGATGCTGGTGAGAGGCCAAAGAGGGTGTCCAAGGTTTCTCATTTGTTGAGGTCTCCTTTTACGCCAAACTAA